In a genomic window of Zootoca vivipara chromosome 5, rZooViv1.1, whole genome shotgun sequence:
- the SAG gene encoding S-arrestin has protein sequence MSCPDTPKMVSVSEISVKNVMPFKTHVYKKTSHDKAVTIYIGKRDFIDHVDEVEPVDGVVLVDPDIVKEKKVYVTLTCAFRYGQEDIDIMGLTFRKDLYFCMVQVYPSLEKQRPLSSLQECLLNKLGKNAHPFVLTFPDYLPCSVCLQPAPKDVGKCCGVDFEVKAFSTENVEEKVLKRNSARLLIRKVQCAPEVPGPQPHAETSWHFFLSKKPLHLKACLSKEVFYHGEAIPVTVTVINNSDKVVKKISVSVEQVANVVLYSSDFYTKTVALEEAEEKVQPNCIISKTITVLPLLSNNRVKQGIALDGKLKDEDTNLASSTIIKDGLDKTVWGILVAYKIKVKLTVSGLLGDFISSEVAMDLPFRLMHPKREEVNTTGKENDQGDLMFEEFSRQQLKDEDEKAESLNEE, from the exons GTTACGATCTACATAGGCAAGCGAGATTTCATTGACCATGTAGATGAGGTGGAACCTGTGG ATGGTGTGGTGTTGGTTGATCCTGATATTGTAAAGGAGAAAAAAG TGTATGTGACACTCACTTGTGCTTTTCGGTATGGGCAAGAAGATATTGATATAATGGGCCTGACTTTCCGGAAGGACCTATATTTTTGCATGGTGCAGGTATACCCATCGCTAGAAAAACAGAGGCCGCTCTCCAGCTTGCAGGAATGCCTACTGAATAAACTGGGTAAAAACGCACATCCTTTTGTGTTAACA TTTCCAGACTATCTACCTTGCTCAGTATGCTTGCAGCCAGCTCCCAAGGATGTCGGGAAG TGCTGCGGGGTGGATTTTGAGGTCAAAGCATTCTCGACAGAAAATGTGGAGGAGAAGGTTCTCAAGAG GAACTCCGCACGCCTGCTGATCCGCAAAGTCCAGTGTGCTCCAGAAGTGCCAGGACCCCAGCCTCATGCAGAGACCAGCTGGCATTTTTTCCTGTCAAAGAAACCATTGCACCTGAAGGCATGCCTCAGCAAAGAG GTCTTTTACCATGGTGAGGCGATCCCTGTTACGGTGACTGTGATCAACAATTCTGATAAGGTGGTTAAGAAGATCAGTGTGTCAG TGGAACAAGTTGCCAATGTGGTACTGTACTCCAGTGATTTCTACACCAAGACAGTAGCTCTGGAAGAGGCAGA GGAAAAGGTACAGCCCAACTGCATCATCTCAAAGACTATAACAGTTCTACCTTTGCTGTCAAACAATCGAGTAAAACAAGGCATAGCCCTGGATGGGAAGCTAAAAGATGAAGACACCAACTTGGCTTCTAGCACCAT TATTAAAGATGGGCTAGACAAGACAGTTTGGGGGATCCTGGTTGCTTACAAGATAAAGGTGAAGCTCACTGTCTCAGG CCTGCTAGGAGATTTCATTTCCAG TGAGGTAGCCATGGATCTTCCCTTCCGTCTCATGCACCCCAAGCGAGAGGAGGTAAACACAACAG GAAAAGAAAA TGACCAAGGTGACCTCATGTTTGAGGAGTTCTCTCGCCAGCAGCTGAAAGATGAGGATGAGAAGGCGGAATCACTAAATGAGGAATGA